From the genome of Schistocerca piceifrons isolate TAMUIC-IGC-003096 chromosome 6, iqSchPice1.1, whole genome shotgun sequence:
tgtaatttttttctggccGATTAAATctgtgtatcggaccgagactcgaacccggtagCTTTCCCTTTGGGGGGGCAAATGCTCTGCCGTccaagctatccaagcacaactcactacCGGCCCTCAGAGCCCTACTTCAGGCAGTGGCGCATCTCCTAGCTTCAAAGCACCACGCAGATCTCCTGCATACCTTCAGGGACTaggactcttggaagaaaggatatagtcaGAGAGTAGGGCATTGTTTCCAACACGAGTGTTCACTTTCCAGTGGAGTGGGGCGCTGATTGAAACACCGTAAcatatgaaaactgtgtgccagaccgggactcgaactttgCGTGGGTCTTCAATCGCCCTTAAATGGCTCAGTCGGTAGGAAGGCAAAGAGAGGTTCTTGGTTCGACTACCAGTCTGGTATACAGTTTGAGCGTAGCAGGCAGGTCCAAATAAAAGCACTTTGTTCTGCAGAGTCAAAACTCATTCTAGGACACATATGTGAATAGATGAATGTATACGAAGAAGGAGATGTACGACATGAACGGAAGATGGTAGCCGTgcgtctacatctgaaagatgacgtctgttcagatTTCACGTCAGTCGCATAGAAGTGGCGCTGGTAGTGCCAAAGAAGGTGCGAATCAGGTTTTCTTcagatacacgctgtaacggtcgtgatcaTTAGCTACCATTGAGACTGAAAGTGGTGACCTGATGTTAGCCAACACTGACGCCATTGTCAGCATAATaccgaatttgaacgaggtcgggtaatagggctacgagacgctggatgttccttctgcgacactgcagaaagacttggcagtaatgtagccactgtacacgactgctggcagcggcagtcacgagaatgtaaggtcgcaagaaAACGAGGCTCCGGACGtcgacgtggcactaccgagaaggaagactatcgtgttggttgtatggctctggcgcatcgcaccgcatctgcaccagcaattttagcagcagttggcaccacagtgacaaaacgaactgctacaaatcatttttaaatgaacacaccgccatttgactgtattatcGTTtacgtacgagggctgtccagaaagtaagttacgattgatcgcgaaatgaaaatcacagtgaaaatcagaaatgtttcatttgtaaaagttagctacacctttcagctatttctctacgtagtcgccgttctgacccagacattcgtcgtagcgttgtaccaactttccaatatcctcatcatagaaagcagccgccagaGCTTTCCCTCCAATTCtgtacgctggcctaaagctcgttgtctgtgccaaaatgttgtcttcatagccagcggttcatttgagcagagatgaaactcagtgggagacaattacgggctgtaatgtgggtaaccaaacatttccaattgaaattatgcaggaacatcttcattgcccctgcagaatgaggctgagaattgtcttgaagaagaaaccgcacgacagttatgtaatgttggttgcatagcttcaggggaaaattctcaccagggcctcgtacttggcgggagacactattttctataacatctttacgcgctcactaagagctcaggaacgaaaagagcgacataattctacctagagtcatactagagacactgcccaacacatctttgcaaagctttatcggattttcatagtcgtttccatttcgcgaccgatcgtaacttactttctggacagcactCGTAATTATGATCAAGGttttggccttttatgccattttggtGATTGAGTTTATGTTATTAACGTATTTAGTGGTCTTTTTACGAGATGATGACATTTCATCTGGCATTTagtggggagcgaatatttttcttaatttacggCCAGGTTTGTGTTTAATGTCCTGCAGTATACGTTAATGACATAAAATCAGTCACTTGAAAATTGCATAAACGGCCGAAACCTGGGTAATTTcgaagaatgtttgcctatcgaagccgcgggctccaaacgatagatatcaaactcgcgattctaaatcgatcacgccaCTGCGGTGGCGCGCATTATGAGCATGTTTATAGTGGTCACTGCAGCAAcggcaaaagaagagcgttactaaaatagttgtaattacaaaggaaacgacttacctcactcgtcgtcgacgttgtGGTCATGAGGAAGTCAGTTTGATGTGTATGCTACGGAAAGAATACCATTTTTGCCGTAATCTGAATGGACTCTGCGAGTGCCACtcaaaaatatgggtagagtgtcacatttccgaTAAAAACACAAACAATTTTCCACATTGCATAAGCATAGAATTAGATTCTTCCGCGTGAGGCAATCGCCCGAAGAACCGGCTACAGTACCAGATATCCCACTCACTACCGTcataaatcgtttgggttttcGTAGCATCTCGCTTTCATAACGCGCGCCACCATGGttgcgtgatcgatttagaatcgcgcgttcgatatatatcgtttggagcccgcggcttcgataggcaaacattcttggatataaccgaaacctgggtcgtaattacaTAAACAACAATACGGTTAAATGGCGATAAGTTCATTTAACAATTGCTCAGCGACATCAAAAGCTATTTGTTACAAATCAGTGACAGCCCCAAACCAGACGCTCTGTACTGTGCTGtccagtgaccccaaaccaccgccatttgcgacttcagtggtactggagggcaggttggaggtctgtgtATTTTCGGATAAAAGTTGGTTCTCCCTCGGTGGAAGTGAAGgccgtgttggttagaaagaggccagttgggGGACTACAACCAACCTGTCCGTGTGCCAGGTACACTGGATCTACTACCCGGATTCAGGGTCTGGAGtgttatttcgtatgacagcagaagcattcTCGCCTgtatcctacgcaccctgactgcaaatttcaaCGTCAGTTTGGAGATTcgatctgctgtgctgccattcatgaactgaatttcaggaagtgttttccaacaggataacgctcgcccacataccgctgttgtaacccagcatactctacagagtgtcgacatgtcccCTTAGCCTCTTGGAACATCAGATCtgactccaatcgagcacatacagtacttaatcggacgacaactccaccaGCGTGATATGAGCATTAACAGTCTCAATACTGGcagacgaagtgcaacaggcatggaactccgtcccacaaactgacatcctgaaTCTGTACCACACGATGCATCACCGTTTGCATGTTTCCGTTCAACATTCAGGTtgttacacccgttattaatgtaccactaaTTTACATTTTCAATTGGGTGTCTCATgctgtgaacttgcaatgttaatcacttacatgtgtTACGTATACAGAGGCATTCCcaattttcattactctacattaagcattttttggtgctgcaattcCTTTCAGTCAATGCATTTCTTGTAGATCGCATCCTTCCGTCTGAAAATGTCAAATTTAGCGGTGTATCTTAAGTTATCTAAATTCGCGTActttgagaaacaaaattttttaaatctgttttatgTGATTAAAAGTTTTATTAAACAGCTAAACTTTTGCATgaagggtggttggttggttggttggtctgaggggaggaccaaacagtgaggtaatCGTTCCCACATGAAGAGTGGTTTTAGTCTCTGTGACCCTGCCTGCTCTGGTGGGGAATCGAAATTTAAGAAAAGACGAAAGTTTATATTAACTGTCGTTGTTATGAGTGTGCTTTCGTATTATGATTCTGCATAATTTATTAGGTACAGCAATAGCATTTATTTGCGATTCAAGACAATTAGTCTCAACCGTCACTAGACCGTCCCTTTCATTTCTGTTGCACTGCAGGTGATGACCGCGGAAGCCACCACCGTGCTGCCTGCGTGGCTGGACAAGCAGTTCGCGGAGACCTCGCTCAAGGAGAGCGACGCGTCCAGAGACTTGAAGGTCGCCTCGGTGGCTGTGCAGAGGGCGACGGCTACGGGCGACAACTACCTCAGCGACGTCTACCGCATGACTGTCACGCTGGAGCGCGACGCCAGTCCCCATGGCAGCTCCCTGTCGCTGATCATCAAGTGCCTCCCGACGCGAGAGGCGATGCAGAAGATGGCGCAGGAGATGCAAGCCTTCGAGAAAGAGACTCGCATGTTCTGCGATACCATTCCCGCGATGTCACAAATCCTGGAGAAGGCGGCACCCGGTAAATACACGCAGCTGTCTGCCAAGTGTTTCGCCTCTGGGAGGCAGCCGGTCAGCTATCTGGTTCTCGAGGACTTGAAGGCCAGTGGGTTCTCGCTGGCGAAGAGGTGCAGCGGACTCGATTTGGCGCACTCCAAACTCGTGGTCAGGAAACTGGCAGAGTTCCACGCGGCCTCCGTCAAGCTGTTCGAGCAGGACCCATCGGCTCTGGACAACTACCTGGTCTTCAAGTCGTTCCACGGACCTACGGCGCAGCATGTGGAGACCTTCTTGAAACAGGGCTGCAGGTTACTCGCGGATCAGTTGGACACGTTAGACGGATCGTACTCAGAGTATGCGCCGAGGTTACGAACTCTCGCAGAAAGCATATTTCCACGGTTAGCTGACTTGACGGAACGGAAGGGTAAGTTTCGTGTGCTAACCCACGCAGATACCTGGGTCAACAACATCATGTTCAAATACGCTGCAGAAGTCGTCCAAGACGTGGTCCTACTCGATTTCCAGTTGTCTTCGTACGGTTCACCTTCGATTGACTTGCAATATTTTACTCACACAAGCCTTACGGAAGAAGTGTACGCCAATCATTTAACAGATCTTCTGAAAGAGTACCACAGCCATTTAATCGAGGTGATGGACGATATTGGTATCAGCTCGGACAAACAGATGTCCTTTGAGGAGCTACTGGAGGATTTCGAGGCGCATGCACTGTACGCCGTTTTTTCGGCAGTAGCAGTGCTGCCAATCGTGCGCACTCAAGACGAAACTAGATTCGATGTGGAAGCGTCTCTGAACGAAAGTGACAGTGCTGCCAACAGAAACACCTTCGCGAGCGCTCAGTATACGCAGGCTATAAAACAAATGCTGCCAGAATTTGAAAAGAGAGGCCTACTGTAGTCGCCTTGTTGCGTGTCAGAAGCAGCTCACTCAGGGTGGACGAATTTTCTCCTTCTTGATTTGCTCTCCCAATTTCGCCACTGCCTCCACTACGCTCAGTTCCTTATGAAAGAGGAGAAACGTAAGTTAGCCAACTTAATACGAAAGACGCTCTAGAATGTGCGTGATCGTAGCACTGTACACCCAAGGCGTATTATGAGTGCATTACAGCCTAATCCGCTTCAGACAGCTCGTTGGAATCTACCTGTGTACCTCACATCACGACTACAAATTGGGCCTAAATGTAAGGCTCGCCCACTCCCCACTCTACGCTGCATACCGAGGTCAACGTCAGCATGGTGCTTCGACATGAGGCACAAACTTTTACACTCTGAACCCCTGTCGATTTCGGATGGACTGTGTAGTTGCTTAAGACTAATATGTGGTTACTTGATAGACTCGATGTGGATAGTGTTCCCGAAGTATGTACTTTCTTGTGTTCGACGACTGGACCGTCCATGTTCTTGACCGAGTGTCCATGTTTTCTGTACCGGTAACTGACCAGCGTGAAAATAAATCTGTCTAGTGCAGACGCAATAAAATTAGATATGAAATATTTATATCAAATATATTTCTCGGAATCAGAAACCTTGTCTCCTTAACCTCTTAGTTGTAAGCTATAACCAGTAAAATTTGAATGATGAGATAGAGAActgttcagttgaaacttccgggctgagaggccgtagtcgatgtataaaatttccacctaacgtttcgtctccatcggCGGgaaacatcttctgaggtcgtccggctactgccactggggctccaggtactctcgcgtTTATAGGGTGCATAGAGGCCACCACTATTCGTCaggtgatgccgacggtatgcctatctttggaaggagtcatccttctcgattaagagtaatcgattgtcattttgCTGGCACAACGTCGACATCCACATTTTGTCCAActtaaaaacttcctcttttctattaaaattattatgatgtttgtgaatctctattgcttctctatacatgcgcgcatgataacgtgatgttcgtgctagaacgcttgtctcattaaatttaatttcgtggtttccATCTCGAAAAACACGCTCAGCTACgcccgatttttcgatgtgtcctaagcgacagtttcttttatgttcggttaagcgggtgtttacacttcttttcgttgttccaatatatacttgtccacaactgcatggatttttgtataccccaggtgttgctagggggtgtcgggcgtcgtttgcagttcttaaatattccttaatcttctttgtaggtctgaagattgtttcgatcccataaatggccagaactttcccgatacgttccttgactttattaatgaacggtaggaaaacttttccaataggtgaccgttgttgctcttgaattctggcttcttttcttctttgatggcgggctcgatcaatttccttgctggtatattcgtttttcatgaaggctgaccgtaaatgatttaattcatcttgcaagtaagccggctcgcagattttgttggctctgtccaccaaggttttcatgacacctcttctttgcctaggatgatggtttgattccttgtggaggtatcgatccgtgtgagtgttctttctatatatcTTGTGGCCCAGcatcccatccacccgtttaattaccgacacaccCAGGAAATTGAGTcgaccgttgctctctttctccatcgtaaactgtatcttcgggttaatactgttcagatgcaGCAAGAAGACATCCATCTCTTCTTCATCATGAGTCCACActgcaaatgtgtcatcaacatagcggtaccactTAGCTGGCTTTTtactatgcgctctataaatgcgagaatacctggagcctcagtggcaggaGCCGGACGACTTCAGAAGATGTCTccagcagatggagacgaaacgttacgtggaaattttatacatcgaccacggcctctaagaccggaagtttcaactgaagacaacaccgacTGTGAAAGCCTACATCGTATGAGTTAGAGAACTGTTTAATCATCTTCTTTAAAAAAGGACTGCTCTGTAACTTTGTTCTTGTGTTTCGCCAGTCCTCTACTTGACCTTCCAGCTACCCATGCaattcttaaaaaaataaagaacataCTTCTACCTAATTAAATAATATGGCAACGGTATGCTACCGATGGCGCCTGCGACCCGTCGCGTAGTTTGTAAGAAAACAAGATACACGAGTGGAGTGTAATAAGAATATCTAACTACTGCCATCTGGCTTGCCGTGAATGATGCATGTATATCTCAGTACTGACGTGCAACTTAGATTCTACGCGCAGTATAGATAAGAAAGTCCCTGAGTAAGCTGGTTACTCGCAGCGTAGATACCACTCTATTTTTCCAGAACAAGTTGGAGAAAAACACCAATTttttgctttctacaaagaaaatgGGGAAGCAGCACCTTGTATTTCATTATACCTACCTCCATCAACTCACTATTGGCTTTTGCGTAGTCTACACTAAAAAGAGAACTCAAATTTCGTGGACTTGTCCTTATGTGTAACTCTAGGCAGTGCAATCAGCAACATGGTAGCCGCTAGGAACAAAGAGTCTCGCAGCTGGCGCATCTCGAATATCTCATTCAGTAGGAAGTATCAGTAATTTGTGCCTCGTATTCCGTTGGAAAAGATACCATTAACTGTAAGGAAGGTGTTGACATTGTTGcggtcttcagaccgaagactggtttgaagcagctcttcaCGTCAGTCTGCAGCCTGTGGAACTCCTGCATATCTGTATAACTACTGCAGTATACATGCATTTCAACATGCTCACTGTATTCAAGGCACTCTCTCCCCTTCCCTCCACCCCCCACTACTTCACGCCCCCATTATCAAATTCTTGATGATTTTGGATGTGTCCCGAAATACGATCGCCCCTTCGCTCTTTTTCCCTGTTTCGGTTCTGTACCTCTTCACTACTTGTATTTTCCGGccatctaatattcagtattcCTCTTTGGAACTATATTTCCCTTTTGTTAATGTTCGTATTGTATTACTTCCATGTTTCGCCGTAAGTACAAATCTTCatcccacacaaatactttcacaaaacacTTCGTCATACTTGATTCGTTATTCGATGTTAGCATTTTCCTCTCTTTCACCATATCTATCCTGCCTGTGGCCAGTCtctgttttatatcttctctactgctGAAATTACAAGTTATTTCGCTGCCCAGACAACAGACCTCGGTAATTGCTTTTAGCGTCTTCTTTTTTAATCTTGTTCCCTcggtatcacctgacttaattcgacaacattccattatccttgtgctACTTTCATTTGTCCTAATCTTACAGCATGTTTCCAAGtcgtttgccgtctctgacagaattaaaaagtCGCTGACAAACCTTATAGCTTTCACTTCTTCTCCCCAGACTGTGCAGTTCCGTTTccaaattaccgagcgaggtggcgcagtggttagcacactggactcgcattcgggaggacgacggttcaattccgtctccggccatcctgatttaggttttccgtgatttccctaaatcgcttcaggcaaatgccgggatggttcctttgaaagggcacggccgatttcattccccatccttccctcacccgagcttgcgctccgtcactaatgacctcgttgtcgacgggacgttaaacactaatctcctcctccgttTCCAAATTCcttcttagtttcctttactgcttgcccattgTACATTGAATAAGATcatggataggctacagccctgtttcACCCCTTTTTTCAAGTAGCGTCTTCGTTTTATGATCCTCGACTGTTAAAAATGCAGATTGGTTTCTACATAAATTGCAGACAATCCTTGGTTCCGTACATTGTAACTACTGACAAACTCAGGATTCGGAAGAAGCGACCTCAATGGATAGCGGAGATGGAAAAGTATAGTCGGGAGTTATCGAAATTAATAAGAAGGTTAGGGCACTATCGTATGCTAAGAGGATTGTTCATTGAGACTTGGCCTGCAGTTATAATGAATTGTTTAAGTGACTCAATGCTGCCTTCAagttaatatttttctttatttgctgTACTATTGCTAATTTCATTCATAGACAGGTAGAAAGTATCTTTAAAAGAAGTTCACCGATGGCATATTATACCACACAAGTATCTGCGCCTGCGTACATTTAAATAGCGTCCACCGTCATTGCGCTTCTGAATGCACGTGTCGTAGTTATCTACTGTCCAGCATAACAGTGGGTGGGAACCATCATGCACATGCTAGCGTAAATCAATAAAACTGACAACTAAGTCGTATAACTATCATTGCACATGGTAAAAAAACGTGCGCTGTAGTACATTTACTAGTTTGGAGGCAATAATGCAAGTGTTAATGTGCTAAAACAGCTAGAATATTTGGAAATAACATTGCCCAACATTTAATGTgtaatatttaacacattagcaGATTGTAACGAATTTCAAATGTGAATGTCAGAAGCAAACTGACAGCCAACTCACATATGAGATAAGCATGACTACTATTAAGCTCAGGCAAAGGCTGGAGACacaataaaagaacaaaatattaaGTAACAGTAAGTATCATGAAGTCATATAACCAGTATTACAAATGTAATTAACATGCAGCTTCTTTTCCTATCCAAATAAGACCACAGTATTAATAGGAATTAAGTAGACAATGCAACAAAAGAGAGTTTGGGGAGGGGGGAGTTATTAACGATGAAGCATTAAGGTTATAAGTAATCATTGTCTTTGGAAGTATTATCATCCTAGAGAAACGTCACATAGGATTGCGAGACCCAGGTACAACATACATGTATTGGTGTCTAAGCCTGTGTAATTCATGTTATTACACGATCAATTAGACCAAACGGTGGACATCACATCATGCAATACTAGAAAACAAGGCCATATAAGGTAGATGTGTGGATGAAGGCTTAAAATGTAGGTGATCGCTTGTAACAAAGTGAACATGTCAATGTAGttttttaagcagttttttttaAACTTATTAGTTCATTATAGATTTTTTCTAGGTCTTTAAACATATTGgaaaacattttcatttcttcATATAAAGTCATGCTTACTGCTTCATTGGCAATATGTAGCATCTCCGTTTGTTCATTCATATTATTAAGTGAATGCTCGTGAGTTTTTACATGGGTATCTGAAGCTGATGAGTTGCTTTGGTAAAGGTCTTCCTTGAACCTGGTCTTTAGCATCCTCCCTGTCTGCCCAATATAAAAGTCGTTATAGTGTAGATATAAGGTTTTATATACTCCTGACTGATCATGTATGTTTTTTTAATACTGTCTTGCAGTTTTAAACCTAAATTATTGTCAGTCTGGAAAGAGGTGGAGACATTACTATTTTTGAATAAGTGACTAATTTCCTCTGAAACTCTTTCAAGATGTCGGCGAACAGGATATTTAGTTTTCAATCTGTCATCCATATCCATCAATGAAATTTCATGTGTTGcggcatattattttattttaattttcttctgataTACTCTATCAAATAAAATTGATTCATAACCATTCTGCCAACTAATGTGAGACGATGTTTTTAGTTTATCATTAGTATTGTCACCTGAGTGAAAGAAACCGCATTTTTACAGGACATGGTGATCAGATATTTCATGTATAATAACATCAATAGTTGTGGGTTCTTGGAATATACTGAACTGACGATTTCTCTCCCCCTCTACTTTTTATTCATAATTCTAGGCAAGTAATCCCTCCATTCTTTTGAATTTTTAATGTAAACTTGATAGCTGGATGTAAGCCTGAATGTAAGACTGATCTAACTTATGTAGATTGTttgtaagccatttcaaaacaaTAAGTGTCGTTGACACATCTTTTGTAgagtattattttcttttcttagtgttttattttattttctaacttaGTTGTTAGATTTTACTTTTAATGTTTTCTGCGAATATATCAGCAGGGGGTACCAGCTGAACTGTAACAGAAGAGCAGATCTTGTAGTTCTTATCAAGATCTCCATCAAAACTGAAATAATTCTCAGATAAATCTATAAAAAGTAATTCTATTACTATGGTacatgcacacatacatacatgtccgcctgcttaggtggttggtaaagtgctcgcctcccatgcaagcgggcccaggttcgattcccggctgggttggagattttctccgctcggggactgggtgttgtgttgtcctcatcatcatttcatcctcatcaccggcgcgcacgtcgcccaatgtggcgtcgaatgaaataagacttgcacttggcggcctagTTTCTGTGaataggggcctcccagccaacgatgcaaTACGCTCACttcattttttttacatacatacatacatacttgttccataaatcatgaatacgacatttccctaatgatgtggaacttgtcactTTAACAtacgttttctttacacaaaagattaattaattttttatagttaatacttcatatctaaaaattcacctATTGAGCAGAAggggttgtcattcagaaattcttttaatttcctttcaaatgttggtgggctatctgtcagacttttaatgctatttggcaaaataCCAAAgtttttcgtggcagcataattcacccctttctgtgccaaagtgagatttaatccagaatagtgaagatcatcctttcttccagCATTGTAGCTACGCACTTTCCTGATATTTTTGAATAGGGATGGATCATTAGTAACaaaattcataagtgaatatatgtattgtgaagttactgtgaatatcctgagtttctTAAGAaaatgtctacaaggtgatcttgggtgggctccctCTACAATTATGATTacctgcttttgtgcaatgaatacattctctcttaatgacgaattgccccaggAATATTCATCCTTTTATGCTGTAATACATTTTTCATTATGTGATCAAAGAATCACTGGCCACACCACTTACTGTGCACAGATACCTATCAGGATCTGTGAATTTCCAACAGTTCAGAAGAGGCAGCAGTTATGTGTATTGTTGTACTCATATAATATGCTAGGACAGTGGAATAGCATTTGACTTTTGTAAGTATTAATTTATACCATCCATATATAATTGGTTGGACTGTATGCATTCATGGTTGTTTCATGCTGTCTTGATGTATACACATACCATGATGATGGTGTGAAATAGAAACCAGTAGCAATAATAAAAGACAACTAAAAAGCTGTGTGTCATCCTTTTTTGTTTAGAAAAGATGTGTATCAATGGTTCTGGTTGGTAGATAAATAACtaattttcttcaatttcttgcagAGACTCAAATAAAATTGAGTTTCACTACATGCTAAAACAAAGCTCCAATATCTCATTATCAGCATCATTGATATATGAGAAGACAATGTAAGCTCCTTGTCAGAGT
Proteins encoded in this window:
- the LOC124803445 gene encoding uncharacterized protein LOC124803445 is translated as MTAEATTVLPAWLDKQFAETSLKESDASRDLKVASVAVQRATATGDNYLSDVYRMTVTLERDASPHGSSLSLIIKCLPTREAMQKMAQEMQAFEKETRMFCDTIPAMSQILEKAAPGKYTQLSAKCFASGRQPVSYLVLEDLKASGFSLAKRCSGLDLAHSKLVVRKLAEFHAASVKLFEQDPSALDNYLVFKSFHGPTAQHVETFLKQGCRLLADQLDTLDGSYSEYAPRLRTLAESIFPRLADLTERKGKFRVLTHADTWVNNIMFKYAAEVVQDVVLLDFQLSSYGSPSIDLQYFTHTSLTEEVYANHLTDLLKEYHSHLIEVMDDIGISSDKQMSFEELLEDFEAHALYAVFSAVAVLPIVRTQDETRFDVEASLNESDSAANRNTFASAQYTQAIKQMLPEFEKRGLL